A genomic region of Trichothermofontia sichuanensis B231 contains the following coding sequences:
- a CDS encoding mechanosensitive ion channel family protein, which yields MLRRWLLLAVTIALLVLAPSPLLAQLASPTPEASPVIASPASEIIPTPTTGNQVDGYPVRLENQIVFRVRQGIPGLVSAAERAKIISERLQVVANDPTIAPADLVIKDEGEVTVIQVNDLTLLTVREGDREAYGGQTRQQLAQRAKTLIETAIIQYRERRSFRRLLLGVFKTVVSTAILLAIFRGQAALFPRLFNQVRVRYETGTLGLRIGNFRILGAGATHYLLVNLLKAVRLLLILFCLYLYFPFVLQLFPATEALGDRLLQMIAYQANQLVQGFIVYLPNLVTIALVMLVTYYALGLVKLVINELGRDDSYPWFYPEWTAPTTRLVSFLVIAIAGIIAGPYLPGFGSPVFRGLSIFLGVLFSLGSTSVIANAISGVILIYTRAFQLGDLVKMGDAMGIVIETSLFVTRLRTSKNVVVTLPNSTVLNSHVLNFSATVRQNQGYLLVHTTITLGYDIPWRKIHQVLVEAALATKGIVPEPKPFVLQTALNDFHVSYELNAYTDLSVRLFLVYSELHQNIQDYCNQNDIEILSPAYTALRDGNHSTIPASYLPADYVAPSFRVQAPEPSSNDHSPSPEAAPNPAQAVTPPKPSASG from the coding sequence GTGCTTCGTCGTTGGCTGTTACTGGCGGTCACGATCGCCCTGCTGGTGTTGGCTCCGTCCCCCCTGTTGGCGCAATTAGCCAGCCCCACTCCTGAAGCATCACCCGTCATTGCCTCGCCTGCGTCTGAGATCATCCCCACCCCCACGACCGGGAATCAAGTCGATGGGTATCCGGTGAGGTTGGAAAATCAGATCGTCTTTCGCGTCAGGCAGGGAATTCCTGGGCTGGTGTCTGCGGCAGAGCGGGCCAAAATTATCAGCGAACGTCTACAGGTGGTTGCGAATGATCCCACGATCGCGCCGGCTGATCTGGTGATTAAGGACGAAGGCGAGGTTACCGTGATTCAGGTCAATGATTTAACCCTGCTCACCGTTCGTGAAGGTGATCGGGAGGCCTACGGTGGCCAGACACGCCAACAGTTAGCCCAAAGAGCTAAGACGTTAATTGAAACGGCGATTATCCAGTATCGTGAGCGACGCAGTTTCCGCCGCTTGCTGCTAGGGGTATTTAAGACCGTAGTGAGTACGGCCATCCTCTTAGCCATTTTTCGGGGACAAGCCGCCCTTTTCCCCCGGCTGTTCAACCAAGTTCGTGTTCGCTATGAAACGGGAACTTTAGGTTTACGCATTGGCAATTTCAGGATATTAGGAGCCGGAGCAACCCACTATCTGTTAGTCAATCTCTTAAAAGCGGTTCGACTGCTCCTAATTCTATTCTGCCTTTATCTGTACTTTCCCTTTGTTCTGCAATTATTCCCCGCCACGGAAGCCCTGGGCGATCGGCTGTTGCAAATGATTGCCTATCAAGCTAACCAATTAGTCCAGGGGTTCATTGTCTATTTACCCAATTTGGTCACGATCGCACTGGTGATGCTGGTGACCTACTATGCCTTGGGGTTAGTCAAACTGGTCATTAATGAATTAGGCCGGGATGATAGCTATCCCTGGTTTTATCCAGAATGGACAGCACCCACGACACGCCTGGTGAGCTTTTTAGTCATTGCGATCGCGGGCATTATTGCCGGACCCTATCTACCGGGTTTTGGGTCCCCAGTTTTTCGAGGATTATCAATTTTCCTGGGTGTCCTCTTCTCCTTGGGATCGACCTCTGTGATCGCCAACGCCATTTCCGGTGTGATTTTGATCTATACCCGTGCCTTCCAATTGGGTGATCTGGTGAAGATGGGGGATGCGATGGGAATTGTCATCGAAACATCTCTTTTTGTCACTCGCCTGCGCACCTCTAAAAACGTGGTGGTCACATTGCCTAACTCCACAGTTTTGAATAGCCATGTGCTCAATTTCAGTGCCACCGTGCGGCAGAATCAGGGCTATCTCCTGGTCCACACCACCATTACGCTGGGATACGATATCCCCTGGCGCAAGATACATCAAGTGTTAGTCGAAGCTGCGCTTGCCACTAAAGGGATCGTCCCTGAACCTAAACCCTTTGTCCTGCAAACAGCCCTGAATGATTTCCATGTCAGCTATGAACTCAACGCCTACACTGATCTTTCCGTCAGGTTATTTCTGGTGTATTCAGAATTGCATCAAAATATTCAGGATTATTGCAATCAAAACGATATTGAAATTCTCTCACCCGCATATACTGCCCTGCGCGATGGTAACCATTCCACCATTCCTGCTAGCTATCTTCCAGCCGATTATGTCGCTCCGTCCTTCCGTGTTCAGGCCCCGGAACCGTCCTCCAATGATCACAGCCCCAGCCCTGAAGCTGCCCCCAACCCCGCTCAAGCGGTCACGCCCCCCAAGCCGTCGGCATCAGGCTAG
- a CDS encoding pentapeptide repeat-containing protein, with protein MMTLLPFLFTLCRRLPWLLGGAMLVVSGLLGCTVASTPPLPGTSLPAAPASATIAQVLTTHRCADCQLAGAELPAAQLTSANLRRANLQQANLQEATLRFANLRFANLQGANLQGADLRNTDLRHANLSGANLSGANLHLAILSSANLATANLSAANLQDADLFAADLRNAQLTHANLQQADTRGSHREGVYLCQTTLEDGTIAAPDCPY; from the coding sequence ATGATGACCTTGTTACCCTTCCTGTTCACGCTCTGCCGGCGGCTGCCCTGGCTGCTGGGGGGAGCAATGCTGGTAGTGAGTGGCCTCCTGGGATGTACCGTCGCCTCCACGCCCCCTCTCCCTGGAACCTCATTGCCTGCTGCCCCGGCCTCCGCGACGATCGCGCAAGTACTCACCACCCATCGGTGTGCCGACTGTCAACTGGCCGGTGCAGAACTACCCGCGGCCCAACTGACCAGTGCCAATCTGCGGCGGGCCAACTTGCAACAGGCCAACCTTCAGGAGGCAACCCTTCGCTTTGCCAACCTCCGCTTCGCTAACCTGCAAGGCGCAAATCTCCAAGGGGCTGACCTGCGCAATACCGACCTGCGTCATGCCAACCTCAGTGGAGCCAACCTCAGTGGAGCCAACCTACACCTCGCCATCCTCAGCAGCGCCAACCTGGCAACCGCTAACCTGAGCGCGGCTAACCTTCAGGACGCTGACCTGTTCGCAGCCGATCTGCGAAATGCCCAATTAACACACGCTAACTTACAGCAAGCTGATACCCGTGGCAGTCATCGTGAGGGCGTTTACCTTTGCCAGACTACCTTAGAAGATGGCACGATCGCCGCTCCTGATTGCCCGTATTAG
- the puuE gene encoding allantoinase PuuE, with the protein MSLSPYPRDLVGYGAHPPHPQWPGGARLALQIVMNYEEGSEYSIPDGDNRSETYLWEVPGASMGPGKRDLIVESVYEYGSRAGFWRLMRLFQSRQIPITVFGAALALERNPEAAQAIVEAGYDICCHGWRWIGFHEMSEVEERHQMRLAVASIEKLTGSRPLGWYCRYAPSVNTRRLLVEEGGFLYDSDAYNDDLPYWVEVAGKPHLVIPYTLDNNDMKFSVAPGFNSGDDFFTYLKDAFDVLYQEGETAPKMMSVGLHTRLAGRPGRTAALARFLDYVQSHDRVWICRRLDIAQHWIQYHPYVRSEK; encoded by the coding sequence ATGTCCTTGTCTCCCTATCCCCGCGATCTCGTTGGCTACGGTGCCCATCCTCCCCATCCCCAATGGCCGGGAGGTGCCCGCTTAGCCTTGCAAATTGTGATGAATTATGAGGAAGGTTCGGAGTATTCGATCCCGGATGGGGACAATCGCTCCGAAACCTATTTATGGGAAGTACCGGGGGCGTCGATGGGACCGGGCAAACGGGATTTGATCGTGGAGTCGGTGTATGAATATGGTAGTCGAGCGGGCTTTTGGCGGTTAATGCGCTTGTTTCAAAGCCGTCAGATTCCAATTACCGTGTTTGGGGCAGCCCTGGCGTTGGAGCGCAATCCGGAAGCAGCCCAGGCTATTGTTGAAGCGGGTTATGATATTTGCTGCCACGGGTGGCGGTGGATCGGCTTTCATGAGATGAGTGAGGTGGAAGAACGGCATCAAATGCGGTTGGCCGTAGCCTCAATTGAAAAACTAACCGGATCGCGCCCGCTGGGGTGGTATTGCCGCTACGCACCGAGTGTTAATACACGTCGGTTGCTGGTGGAAGAAGGCGGGTTCCTCTACGATTCCGATGCTTATAACGATGATTTACCCTATTGGGTCGAAGTCGCTGGAAAACCCCATCTCGTCATTCCCTACACGCTAGATAATAACGATATGAAATTCTCCGTGGCACCAGGATTTAACAGCGGGGACGACTTTTTTACCTATTTAAAAGATGCTTTTGATGTGCTCTATCAAGAGGGAGAAACGGCTCCCAAGATGATGTCCGTGGGGTTGCACACGCGCCTCGCCGGACGCCCCGGACGCACGGCAGCCTTGGCCCGCTTTCTAGATTATGTCCAAAGCCACGATCGCGTCTGGATTTGCCGCCGTCTGGATATTGCCCAACATTGGATTCAGTATCATCCTTACGTGAGGAGCGAGAAGTGA
- a CDS encoding methyl-accepting chemotaxis protein, which yields MLQRKQLKLRQLIAIGYAVPVIALLGAATMAFISVNRVKETTATVAHANAVLYEINAISVDLNVISRTTRGYLLDRNDEFRQGFKTAKSAYEAALARLDAMIVDPSQRKNLENMKPLATALITLNQSFVEQVEQGKQAEAVEAWRRENGRTQAEAVANALSVMDAHERKLVQAAHERQDKALNDLQRLLVWASTISLIASGVIGTLVIRRASQQMSEAASTIASSTTQIAASIEEQERSSSHQAASVSQTTTTMDELGASSRQSAEQAEAAAAGAQQALTLADNGTRAVERTIQGMATLKTKVSAIAEQILRLSEQTSQIGSISGLVSDLANQTNMLALNAAVEAVRAGEHGKGFSVVAAEIRKLADESKKSAERISDLVTDIQNAINATVMATDEGTKTVDEGVRIAQETSDAFSGVAMAINNVVLNNQQISLNIKQQAIAIQQVVDAMNALNVAAKETTGGISQIRIGTQRLNEAAQNLQAIV from the coding sequence ATGTTGCAACGGAAACAATTAAAACTGCGGCAGTTGATTGCTATAGGGTATGCGGTTCCTGTGATTGCCCTGTTAGGGGCTGCCACAATGGCCTTTATAAGTGTAAATCGGGTTAAGGAAACGACAGCCACTGTTGCCCATGCCAATGCGGTTTTATATGAAATCAATGCCATTAGCGTGGATTTGAATGTCATCTCGCGGACGACTCGGGGGTACCTGTTAGATCGCAATGATGAATTCCGCCAGGGGTTTAAAACAGCGAAGAGTGCTTACGAAGCGGCCTTAGCCCGATTGGACGCCATGATCGTTGATCCGAGCCAGCGGAAGAATCTAGAAAACATGAAACCCCTAGCCACCGCGCTGATTACTCTTAATCAGAGTTTTGTGGAGCAGGTGGAGCAGGGTAAACAAGCTGAGGCTGTAGAAGCATGGCGTCGGGAGAATGGACGCACCCAGGCAGAGGCAGTGGCCAATGCCTTAAGCGTGATGGATGCCCATGAACGCAAGCTAGTGCAAGCAGCCCACGAGCGCCAGGACAAAGCCTTGAATGATTTACAACGCTTGCTGGTTTGGGCTTCGACGATTTCTCTGATCGCCTCCGGGGTCATTGGCACGCTTGTGATCCGGCGGGCCAGCCAGCAGATGAGCGAAGCAGCCAGTACGATCGCCAGTTCCACTACTCAAATTGCTGCCAGTATTGAAGAGCAGGAGCGCAGTTCCAGCCACCAGGCGGCCTCGGTCAGCCAAACCACCACAACAATGGATGAATTGGGAGCCTCCTCCCGCCAGTCTGCCGAACAGGCCGAAGCGGCAGCAGCAGGAGCGCAGCAAGCCTTGACCCTTGCCGATAATGGCACACGGGCTGTTGAACGCACAATCCAGGGGATGGCAACGCTGAAAACCAAGGTGAGCGCGATCGCGGAACAAATCCTGCGCCTCAGTGAGCAAACCAGCCAGATTGGGAGTATTTCCGGCCTTGTGAGCGATTTGGCCAACCAGACTAATATGTTAGCCCTCAATGCCGCTGTGGAAGCTGTGCGGGCGGGGGAACATGGCAAGGGCTTTTCGGTCGTGGCGGCAGAAATTCGTAAACTGGCGGATGAAAGCAAAAAATCGGCGGAACGCATCAGCGATCTGGTCACAGATATTCAAAACGCAATCAATGCCACCGTTATGGCTACCGACGAGGGTACCAAGACGGTTGATGAAGGTGTCCGCATTGCCCAGGAAACTTCAGATGCGTTTTCAGGGGTGGCAATGGCGATCAATAATGTGGTGCTGAATAACCAGCAGATTTCGCTCAACATCAAGCAACAGGCGATCGCGATTCAACAGGTCGTCGATGCGATGAATGCGCTTAATGTTGCCGCCAAGGAAACCACGGGAGGGATTAGCCAAATCCGCATAGGCACCCAGCGTCTGAATGAAGCAGCCCAAAATTTGCAGGCGATCGTTTGA
- a CDS encoding flavin monoamine oxidase family protein — protein MHRRKLLKLMALALVGCTSGGYAQKKGQIPSSRILVIGAGLAGLAAAWELHRQGYEVQVIEARDRVGGRIWTSTAWPDIPLDLGASWIHGVHGNPLSELADEIGAERVITRYESAITYNTNGQPLTAAQADRLDRLRTRLYQTLGRAQEQDEDISIRQAIAPLAQPFEPSSLEYRLINFILSSELEHQYAGSAASLSAHWYDSDEEFDGDDALFPEGFRTVTDFLARELRIELGQPVSEIRWGRSPVEVITPQSTLIADHVVVTLPLGVLKAQRVQFSPALPSEKRAAIAQLGMGVLNKCYLRFASAFWPDDVDWLEYIPATHGVWTGWVSFQPALGLPILLGLNAAEQGRAMEQWSDRQIVASAMDTLKTIFGAGIPQPVDYQITRWATDPFALGAYSYYAVGSTPRMRQALAVPLEKRLFFAGEATHPDFFGTAHGAYLSGLRAAAAILAI, from the coding sequence ATGCACAGGCGAAAGTTGCTTAAACTCATGGCATTGGCCTTGGTAGGCTGTACGAGCGGGGGCTATGCTCAGAAAAAGGGACAGATACCGTCCTCCCGTATTCTGGTGATTGGTGCGGGTCTGGCGGGTCTGGCAGCGGCCTGGGAGTTGCACCGTCAAGGGTATGAGGTTCAGGTCATTGAAGCCCGCGATCGCGTGGGGGGGCGCATCTGGACCAGCACCGCATGGCCAGACATCCCCCTGGATTTAGGGGCAAGCTGGATTCATGGCGTCCACGGCAATCCCCTGAGTGAATTAGCGGATGAAATCGGGGCTGAACGGGTCATCACCCGTTACGAAAGTGCCATCACCTATAACACCAATGGTCAACCCCTGACAGCGGCTCAAGCTGATCGGCTGGATCGTTTGCGAACCCGGCTTTACCAAACCTTAGGGCGGGCACAGGAACAGGATGAGGATATCTCGATCCGGCAGGCGATCGCCCCCCTGGCGCAACCATTCGAGCCATCATCATTGGAATACCGATTGATTAACTTTATCCTCAGCAGTGAACTGGAACATCAGTATGCAGGGAGTGCCGCCAGTCTTTCGGCTCACTGGTATGACAGTGATGAGGAATTTGATGGGGATGACGCCTTATTTCCAGAGGGCTTCCGGACCGTTACCGATTTTCTGGCCCGCGAGTTGAGGATTGAACTGGGGCAACCCGTGTCGGAGATCCGGTGGGGGCGATCGCCAGTGGAGGTCATCACCCCACAGTCCACGTTGATCGCTGATCATGTGGTTGTCACCTTACCCCTGGGGGTTTTAAAAGCCCAACGGGTGCAGTTTTCCCCGGCCTTGCCGTCCGAAAAACGGGCAGCGATCGCCCAATTGGGGATGGGCGTATTGAACAAGTGCTATTTACGGTTTGCATCGGCCTTTTGGCCGGATGATGTGGATTGGTTGGAATACATCCCGGCCACACACGGGGTCTGGACTGGCTGGGTGAGCTTTCAACCGGCGCTTGGGCTGCCCATCCTGCTGGGGTTGAATGCGGCTGAGCAGGGGCGAGCGATGGAGCAGTGGTCCGATCGGCAAATTGTTGCCAGTGCGATGGATACTCTGAAAACCATTTTCGGGGCTGGCATTCCTCAACCCGTTGACTACCAGATTACCCGTTGGGCCACTGATCCGTTTGCCCTGGGGGCTTATTCCTATTACGCTGTTGGGTCCACGCCCAGGATGCGTCAGGCACTGGCAGTTCCCCTAGAGAAACGGTTATTTTTTGCCGGGGAAGCGACCCACCCCGACTTTTTCGGTACTGCGCATGGGGCCTACCTATCGGGCCTGCGGGCAGCGGCGGCAATCCTGGCTATCTGA
- a CDS encoding hybrid sensor histidine kinase/response regulator: MMRIEDDELREVFAIASEEHIQNLDAGLLHLEKHPDDLETLKALMRDTHSLKGDANMLGLKDLGTLAHQMEHLLGKVTRGEQPFTPELADHLGHGLEAVRKLVHEALTGEPAAVNTFYVLAELMGATPAAGKAVPANPEADAEADAMAPQADAVLTPTVAPAAPPATADADSPTPPEPQTVPPVEGRAAASTAPVSGEAIAAASPPEADRADASPGPEAEGPNSSQGAAVATTNPADGSYRIETIRVPTRNLDALMTQAGELTVTKIRIAHRLAEVDAIVNLWEEWSRDLFLNRFLLEEIRKGTSNLQKLEEFHNRTEAHLEQLGTLVNQIRRTLSEDTARLELISEDLEAEIRTLRLLPLSTLFNLFPRLVRDLARQEGKAIELVIEGGDTRADKRILEEMKDPLMHILRNAVDHGIESPAERERRGKPAMGTIHLRGYQTPTHIVIEVSDDGRGLDLEQIKQTALKRRMVTEEELSSLSPSQIQNLIFEPGFSTRSLVTEVSGRGVGLDVVRTHVDRLKGNIQVLSTPGQGCTIRLQLSMTLATAHVLIVAVRGESYAIPVEAVETACLVHLESVFTIENRPTILHQDQPISVAPLAELLELPNHDDGRHRNLASVEKLPCIILRVGEERLGILVDALLDEQDVVLKPQSQLLKRVRNISGATILGTGRVCMVLNPGDLIKSVRRLGRAASRPMTTAQPTEQRRRSILLVEDSIATRTQEKRILEGAGYEVVAAVDGIDGFNKLQTRPFDAVVSDIQMPNLDGLGLTQRIRQHKEYSELPIILVTTLASEEDKRRGAEAGANAYITKSSFNQDVLLETLKRLI; encoded by the coding sequence ATGATGCGAATCGAAGATGATGAACTGCGCGAAGTCTTTGCGATCGCCAGTGAGGAACATATCCAAAATCTGGATGCGGGTCTGTTGCACCTGGAAAAGCATCCCGACGACCTGGAAACCTTAAAAGCTCTGATGCGGGACACCCATTCGCTCAAGGGCGATGCCAATATGTTGGGTCTCAAGGATCTGGGTACCCTGGCTCACCAGATGGAACATCTCTTGGGCAAGGTGACCCGCGGTGAGCAACCGTTTACACCGGAACTCGCGGATCACCTCGGGCATGGTCTGGAGGCTGTCCGTAAATTGGTCCACGAAGCACTCACGGGTGAACCCGCCGCCGTTAATACGTTCTATGTATTGGCTGAACTCATGGGTGCCACCCCGGCAGCCGGTAAGGCCGTACCTGCGAATCCAGAGGCTGACGCTGAGGCTGACGCTATGGCCCCCCAAGCCGATGCCGTCCTCACACCAACCGTCGCTCCGGCAGCCCCCCCGGCTACCGCCGATGCCGATTCCCCCACCCCGCCAGAACCGCAAACCGTTCCCCCCGTAGAAGGGAGGGCAGCAGCCTCAACCGCTCCTGTTAGCGGGGAGGCGATCGCGGCGGCTTCCCCGCCGGAGGCCGACCGAGCTGACGCTAGCCCAGGACCGGAAGCGGAAGGGCCGAATAGCTCCCAAGGGGCCGCCGTGGCCACCACCAACCCCGCGGATGGCAGCTACCGTATTGAAACGATCCGCGTGCCTACCCGTAACCTGGATGCCCTGATGACCCAGGCGGGGGAACTGACGGTGACGAAGATCCGTATTGCCCATCGGTTGGCGGAAGTGGACGCGATCGTTAACCTGTGGGAAGAGTGGAGCCGGGATTTATTCCTCAACCGGTTCCTGTTAGAGGAAATCCGTAAGGGCACAAGTAACCTGCAAAAGCTGGAGGAGTTTCACAACCGGACCGAGGCCCATCTGGAGCAGTTGGGGACATTGGTTAACCAGATCCGGCGCACGCTGTCCGAGGATACGGCGCGGTTGGAACTGATTAGCGAAGATCTGGAGGCAGAAATTCGGACCCTCCGGCTCCTGCCCTTAAGTACGTTGTTTAACCTCTTCCCGCGGTTAGTACGAGATTTAGCGCGGCAGGAAGGGAAGGCGATCGAACTGGTGATCGAGGGGGGGGATACCCGTGCCGATAAACGCATCCTGGAGGAAATGAAGGACCCCCTCATGCATATCCTGCGGAATGCGGTCGATCACGGGATTGAATCGCCAGCGGAACGGGAACGCCGCGGCAAACCCGCAATGGGCACGATTCATCTGCGCGGTTACCAAACCCCCACCCATATTGTGATTGAAGTGAGTGACGATGGTCGGGGCCTGGATCTGGAGCAGATTAAGCAAACGGCCCTCAAACGGCGCATGGTTACGGAGGAGGAACTGAGCAGTCTATCGCCCAGCCAAATCCAGAATCTCATCTTTGAACCGGGCTTCTCCACCCGGAGTTTAGTGACGGAAGTGTCGGGCCGGGGGGTGGGCCTAGATGTGGTGCGCACCCATGTCGATCGCCTCAAGGGCAACATTCAAGTCCTCTCGACACCAGGACAAGGCTGTACCATTCGGTTGCAATTGAGCATGACCCTGGCCACCGCCCATGTCCTGATTGTGGCCGTGCGGGGCGAATCCTATGCCATTCCCGTCGAAGCGGTGGAAACCGCGTGTCTGGTGCATTTAGAGAGTGTGTTTACGATCGAAAATCGCCCCACGATTCTGCACCAGGATCAGCCGATCTCCGTTGCCCCTCTAGCGGAGTTACTGGAATTACCCAACCACGACGATGGTAGACACAGGAACCTGGCCAGTGTTGAAAAGTTACCCTGTATCATTTTGCGGGTGGGGGAAGAACGCCTGGGAATTTTGGTCGATGCCTTGCTGGATGAACAGGATGTGGTACTAAAACCCCAAAGTCAGTTACTCAAGCGGGTGCGGAACATTTCGGGGGCCACGATTCTGGGGACTGGGCGGGTGTGTATGGTGTTAAATCCAGGGGATTTGATTAAGTCAGTACGTCGTCTGGGGCGGGCAGCGAGTCGCCCGATGACCACTGCCCAGCCTACGGAGCAGCGACGCCGCTCGATCCTGTTAGTCGAAGATTCGATCGCCACCCGAACGCAGGAAAAGCGCATCCTGGAAGGAGCGGGCTACGAAGTGGTAGCCGCTGTGGATGGGATCGATGGTTTCAATAAGCTACAAACTCGTCCCTTTGATGCTGTTGTCAGCGACATCCAAATGCCTAATCTGGATGGGTTAGGGTTGACCCAGCGGATTCGCCAACACAAGGAATACAGCGAATTACCGATTATCCTAGTCACCACCCTCGCCAGTGAGGAGGACAAACGCCGGGGAGCCGAGGCCGGGGCCAACGCCTATATCACCAAGAGTAGCTTTAACCAGGATGTCTTACTCGAAACCTTGAAGCGGCTGATTTGA